Proteins co-encoded in one Christiangramia fulva genomic window:
- a CDS encoding YybH family protein, with the protein MRKIISFLLLTSFTVLLACGDNNKPSASASGNVDIKKEKKAVEQVLNKFKEALVSQNLDSTLSLYSRDSQIFESGGMEGSYNQYLEQHLKPEFEEFESFNFTNYFMDVRIAYPYAFTTETYNYSIDLRDSKSDNPEKFDLKGVATSVLKKEKGAWKIIKRHSSSRKRP; encoded by the coding sequence ATGCGAAAAATTATATCATTTCTCCTTCTTACATCATTTACAGTGCTTCTGGCTTGTGGGGATAACAATAAACCTTCCGCATCGGCTTCCGGTAATGTGGATATAAAAAAGGAAAAAAAAGCGGTAGAACAGGTACTTAATAAATTTAAAGAAGCCCTGGTTTCCCAAAATTTGGACAGCACCCTAAGTTTATATTCCCGCGATTCTCAAATATTTGAATCAGGGGGAATGGAAGGGTCCTATAACCAGTATTTGGAACAGCATTTAAAACCAGAATTCGAAGAATTTGAATCCTTTAACTTTACCAATTATTTTATGGATGTGAGAATTGCTTATCCGTATGCCTTTACCACAGAAACCTATAATTATTCAATAGATTTGAGGGATTCTAAATCTGATAATCCTGAAAAATTTGATCTTAAAGGTGTGGCCACTTCAGTATTAAAAAAGGAAAAAGGAGCCTGGAAGATTATCAAAAGGCATTCATCCTCCCGAAAAAGGCCGTAA
- a CDS encoding heme-binding domain-containing protein, with the protein MKILKITLGVFLVIMLVVQFVPRHPNKSSEIPPTDFTKVNEVPQPVKGKLFESCYDCHSNNTRYPWYNRVQPVAWFLDDHITAGKKELNFSEWANYSDRRKNSKLRSIISQVEDGEMPLDSYTFLHKEAVFSEKEKKEFLDYMRRLKKGLEL; encoded by the coding sequence TTGAAAATTCTTAAAATCACCTTAGGTGTTTTTTTGGTAATTATGCTGGTAGTTCAATTTGTACCGAGGCATCCCAATAAAAGTTCTGAAATACCCCCAACAGATTTTACGAAAGTCAACGAGGTACCTCAGCCGGTAAAAGGAAAATTGTTCGAATCCTGTTATGATTGCCACAGCAATAATACCAGGTATCCCTGGTATAACAGGGTACAGCCGGTGGCATGGTTCCTGGACGACCATATAACCGCAGGAAAGAAGGAACTTAATTTTAGTGAATGGGCAAATTATTCAGACAGGCGTAAGAACAGCAAGTTACGCTCCATAATAAGCCAGGTGGAAGACGGAGAAATGCCCCTAGATTCTTATACTTTTCTTCATAAAGAGGCGGTTTTTTCTGAAAAGGAAAAAAAGGAATTTCTTGATTATATGAGACGACTGAAAAAGGGACTGGAACTATAA
- a CDS encoding multicopper oxidase domain-containing protein — MRLKLTILLLLILTHKVFAQTANPTEENIDNWPEHEYNLEIAYESVNFTGKDVKAMTINGGIPGPNLVFTEGEFAIINVTNKMDHETSVHWHGIILPNFYDGVPYLTTPPIRPGETFQYRFAVKQSGTYWYHSHTGLQEQRGVYGSIQINPKEKTLDYDKDLVLVLSDWMDENPLNQLRNLKRGNEWYLIKKGQIQSWDKIIKEKAVSAKLKMIWQRMPDFAISDNFYDRFLINGKSKQEYPQFNPGEKVRLRFVNASAASYYWLTFGGEDPLVVSADGKDVVPVEHNQTLIGVAETYDFIVTIPKNGQLEVRAMAQDGSGFASAYLGNGPVFKAPVLPEPDLIEKMKRMMSMDMKMGAPASKFRPGKNDSIKVMEKYSMDMGEMNMEEMDMNGAKKDMAQMNMEGMSGMKKDTTKMAHANMDHGQMKMAKDTMEADSDMEGMKLGYVVPADKVIGNNMKTGANPQFNYNFLKSPVKTSFDGKKPVKEMLFNLTGNMNRYVWSINGVPLSETDKIKIEQGTVARITLNNLTMMHHPMHLHGHFFRVLNKNGEYSPLKHTVDVAPMQKVVIEFDASETGDWFFHCHILYHLNSGMARVFSYDTPRDERLKEYPLANLTTEANHMYTWAEVTAASHMTELYATATNIRNQFIFRGEYGWNQNLEANLTYERYLNDYFRVFGGINVENVYEDNVDELNTVAIGGVRYLLPLLIDSELRIDSELRPNISFYKATMIFPHIALYGEYEYEMDFGWSNDLGPDKNYVSETTWQVGMEYILGKNLSLMGSYDNRFGAGAGLSARF; from the coding sequence CAATAAAATGGACCACGAAACCTCTGTTCACTGGCACGGGATCATTCTTCCAAATTTTTATGATGGTGTACCTTATTTAACAACACCACCAATAAGGCCCGGGGAAACCTTTCAATATAGGTTTGCAGTGAAACAGTCCGGTACATACTGGTACCATTCCCACACAGGTTTACAGGAACAACGTGGAGTGTATGGTTCTATACAGATAAATCCTAAGGAAAAGACTTTAGATTATGATAAAGACCTTGTACTGGTCTTATCAGACTGGATGGATGAGAATCCGCTAAACCAGCTCAGAAACTTAAAAAGGGGAAATGAGTGGTACCTTATCAAAAAAGGACAGATTCAAAGCTGGGATAAAATCATCAAAGAAAAAGCTGTTAGTGCAAAGCTAAAAATGATCTGGCAGCGCATGCCGGACTTTGCGATTTCAGATAACTTCTATGACCGCTTTCTTATAAATGGAAAATCAAAACAGGAATACCCGCAGTTCAACCCTGGAGAGAAAGTGCGGCTGAGGTTTGTAAACGCATCAGCGGCTTCTTATTACTGGTTAACCTTTGGAGGGGAAGATCCTTTGGTGGTCTCGGCTGACGGCAAGGATGTGGTGCCCGTGGAGCATAACCAGACGCTGATAGGAGTAGCCGAAACATACGATTTTATAGTTACCATACCTAAAAACGGACAGCTGGAAGTAAGGGCAATGGCACAGGACGGTAGTGGCTTCGCTTCTGCCTATCTGGGAAATGGCCCGGTTTTTAAAGCACCGGTACTACCGGAACCGGACCTCATCGAAAAAATGAAACGCATGATGTCTATGGACATGAAAATGGGAGCCCCGGCTTCGAAATTTCGTCCAGGCAAAAACGATTCCATTAAAGTAATGGAAAAATATAGCATGGATATGGGGGAAATGAATATGGAGGAAATGGATATGAACGGAGCGAAAAAAGACATGGCTCAAATGAATATGGAAGGGATGTCCGGTATGAAAAAAGATACTACAAAAATGGCGCATGCCAATATGGATCATGGGCAGATGAAAATGGCGAAAGATACAATGGAGGCTGATAGTGATATGGAAGGCATGAAACTGGGCTATGTGGTTCCCGCAGATAAAGTGATTGGTAATAATATGAAAACCGGCGCAAATCCACAGTTTAATTACAACTTTTTAAAGTCCCCGGTCAAAACTTCGTTTGATGGAAAGAAACCGGTAAAAGAAATGCTTTTCAATCTCACAGGCAATATGAATCGCTACGTGTGGAGTATCAATGGAGTGCCGCTTTCAGAAACCGATAAGATTAAAATTGAACAGGGCACGGTAGCCAGGATTACTTTAAATAATCTCACAATGATGCACCATCCCATGCACCTACACGGACATTTCTTTAGGGTGTTGAACAAAAATGGGGAATACTCCCCCTTAAAACATACGGTAGATGTTGCCCCCATGCAAAAGGTGGTTATAGAGTTTGATGCAAGCGAAACGGGAGACTGGTTTTTTCACTGCCATATTTTATACCATCTAAACAGTGGAATGGCCCGTGTTTTTAGTTATGATACCCCACGTGATGAACGGTTAAAGGAATATCCGCTGGCCAATTTAACCACCGAGGCAAATCATATGTACACATGGGCTGAAGTGACAGCAGCAAGCCATATGACCGAGCTTTATGCGACAGCTACTAACATAAGGAACCAGTTTATCTTTAGGGGGGAGTATGGCTGGAACCAAAACCTAGAGGCCAATTTAACTTACGAAAGGTACCTCAACGATTACTTTAGGGTGTTCGGCGGGATCAATGTGGAAAATGTTTACGAGGATAATGTGGATGAATTGAATACCGTAGCGATTGGAGGGGTGCGCTACCTGCTACCCCTGCTCATAGATTCTGAACTTCGAATTGATAGTGAACTAAGGCCTAATATCAGTTTCTATAAAGCAACTATGATTTTTCCGCATATCGCCTTATATGGTGAATATGAATACGAGATGGATTTTGGATGGTCCAACGATCTTGGTCCCGATAAAAATTATGTATCCGAAACTACCTGGCAGGTAGGCATGGAGTATATCCTTGGAAAAAACCTTTCCCTTATGGGAAGTTATGATAATCGTTTTGGGGCTGGGGCCGGATTATCTGCAAGATTTTAA
- a CDS encoding DUF3347 domain-containing protein, whose product MRYPRKTTKVLLLTLLSFAAISCKNAKEDEPAEPMSNEMHQQDNQGQNGSKTNENQEVAMTLENYLAIKDALVKDDQEAAAEAGSKLAKELEEFDKEEYSSTEQQELTDIIEDAKEHAEHISESPIAHQREHFDILSKDMIDMIAITGTNRKLFQAYCPMYNDNKGAQWLSSEEEIQNPYMGTKMPGCGKVQKEL is encoded by the coding sequence ATGAGATACCCAAGAAAAACAACAAAAGTATTGCTTCTAACATTACTTAGCTTTGCCGCAATCTCCTGCAAGAATGCAAAAGAGGACGAACCGGCTGAACCTATGTCCAACGAAATGCACCAGCAGGATAATCAGGGACAAAATGGTTCTAAAACTAATGAAAACCAGGAGGTGGCCATGACATTGGAAAATTATCTGGCTATTAAAGATGCCCTGGTAAAGGATGATCAGGAAGCGGCGGCGGAAGCCGGCAGCAAACTCGCTAAAGAATTAGAAGAGTTTGATAAGGAGGAATATTCCTCCACCGAGCAACAGGAGCTAACAGATATTATTGAAGATGCCAAAGAACATGCGGAACATATTTCTGAAAGCCCTATAGCCCATCAGCGCGAGCATTTTGATATTTTGAGCAAAGATATGATAGACATGATTGCCATTACGGGAACCAACAGAAAACTTTTTCAGGCATATTGCCCTATGTACAATGACAATAAAGGGGCACAGTGGCTAAGTAGTGAAGAAGAAATACAAAACCCGTATATGGGCACAAAAATGCCGGGCTGTGGAAAGGTGCAAAAGGAACTATAA